A genomic region of Runella rosea contains the following coding sequences:
- a CDS encoding DinB family protein, giving the protein MTPIDNREVWLRGPLPEIPALLQPVAHALLQAREEVQALAKDFPENKLWERPVGVASVGFHLQHLTGVLDRLFTYARAEPLNAAQLQWLANEGKPQENAETFDALLQLFSQQIERALAQIQRTNPETLTDIRGVGRSQIPSTVLGLLFHAAEHTQRHVGQLLVTVAVVRAGSA; this is encoded by the coding sequence ATGACGCCCATTGATAACCGTGAAGTGTGGCTGAGGGGGCCGCTTCCTGAAATTCCTGCTTTGCTACAACCAGTAGCCCATGCGCTATTGCAGGCTCGTGAAGAAGTGCAGGCGTTGGCGAAAGATTTTCCCGAAAATAAACTCTGGGAACGCCCCGTAGGAGTCGCTTCGGTTGGGTTTCACTTGCAACACCTGACGGGGGTCCTCGACCGGCTTTTTACCTACGCTCGGGCTGAACCCTTGAATGCGGCGCAGTTGCAATGGCTCGCCAACGAAGGTAAACCGCAGGAAAATGCGGAAACGTTTGATGCGTTGTTGCAATTATTCAGTCAACAGATAGAGCGGGCATTGGCCCAAATTCAACGTACAAACCCTGAGACGCTCACCGATATTCGAGGAGTAGGGCGCTCCCAAATCCCCTCGACTGTATTGGGATTGCTTTTTCACGCGGCAGAGCATACCCAGCGGCATGTGGGGCAACTGCTGGTAACAGTGGCGGTAGTACGCGCAGGGTCTGCATAA
- a CDS encoding nucleoside triphosphate pyrophosphohydrolase family protein: MEQLDCLNQVAEFHRTFKHPILDTPQIPSQDRCNLRVALIAEELKELEVAILEKDIVGVADALADIQYVLSGAVLEFGLGSKFKALFDEVQRSNMSKACNTIEEAEATVKHFEAKGTECYYKEDSGKYLVYRTADNKTLKSIFYSPADLESIVEA, translated from the coding sequence ATGGAACAATTAGACTGCCTCAATCAAGTTGCTGAGTTTCACCGCACTTTCAAACACCCTATTTTAGATACACCCCAAATTCCGTCCCAAGACCGCTGCAACCTGCGTGTGGCCTTGATTGCTGAAGAACTGAAAGAGCTAGAAGTGGCGATTTTGGAGAAAGACATCGTGGGTGTGGCCGATGCCTTGGCCGATATTCAGTACGTTTTGTCGGGGGCGGTGTTGGAGTTTGGATTGGGGAGCAAGTTCAAAGCCCTGTTTGATGAAGTACAACGCTCAAACATGAGCAAAGCTTGCAATACCATCGAAGAAGCAGAAGCTACCGTTAAGCATTTTGAGGCTAAAGGCACGGAATGTTATTATAAAGAAGACAGCGGAAAATACCTCGTGTACCGAACCGCCGATAACAAGACTTTGAAGTCCATTTTTTATTCTCCCGCCGATTTAGAAAGCATTGTGGAGGCTTAA
- a CDS encoding DUF1328 domain-containing protein, with translation MIRWTVILLVVALIAAVLGFGGIAASAAGLAKIVFYIAIVLFLLSLIAGRNKI, from the coding sequence ATGATACGCTGGACTGTAATTTTGTTAGTTGTAGCCCTCATTGCGGCTGTTTTAGGATTTGGCGGTATTGCAGCAAGTGCTGCTGGCTTGGCCAAAATAGTATTCTACATTGCGATTGTGTTGTTTTTATTGAGTTTAATCGCAGGACGAAACAAGATATAA
- a CDS encoding GNAT family N-acetyltransferase, whose amino-acid sequence MNNPKNQMLLEPVFPSDYPEVTEVWEASVRATHHFLSEDDILYFKPLILNEYLKAVDLVCTKDTTGRILGFMGVHGDSLEMLFIHPDARGKGIGSQFIYHAIHHLNVRKVDVNEQNPQALGFYEHMGFVVVSRSELDGLGKPYPILHMELK is encoded by the coding sequence ATGAACAACCCTAAAAACCAAATGCTCCTTGAGCCCGTTTTTCCGTCCGATTATCCTGAAGTTACCGAGGTTTGGGAGGCATCGGTGCGGGCAACTCATCACTTCCTATCCGAGGACGATATTCTTTATTTTAAACCCTTGATTCTGAATGAGTACCTGAAAGCCGTCGATTTGGTCTGCACCAAAGACACAACGGGACGGATTCTGGGCTTTATGGGCGTCCACGGCGATAGCCTTGAAATGCTTTTTATTCATCCCGACGCGCGCGGCAAAGGCATTGGAAGTCAATTTATTTATCATGCCATCCATCACTTAAACGTACGAAAAGTGGATGTAAATGAGCAAAATCCGCAAGCATTAGGATTTTATGAACACATGGGTTTTGTGGTTGTGAGCCGCTCGGAACTTGATGGTTTGGGTAAGCCCTACCCGATTTTGCACATGGAATTGAAATAG